From a region of the Haematobia irritans isolate KBUSLIRL chromosome 4, ASM5000362v1, whole genome shotgun sequence genome:
- the LOC142232821 gene encoding uncharacterized protein LOC142232821, translating into MNFERANSPSYYVSVTNFIERYPNFLNWTPGEDWKVYQVGPTFKYPQSVHDSQLYAYNGVFMELFIRKCLCQKFQQPLMDRYTERILNNNSYENCEIKLLLTASYLKYIDPKFDAIDIVNEIKIVAMSQRLTFTEQMENVNNVMAMEVDYANLRAIQEFINSLPYDRLTYKQFCELSCEELILIGVPDFIFDDSVILQVSTSMRPELYARKCSKMFFYTLAHYYENYYHQNLKKQYTLIVYNPLLGIRYEMTININADLFRGVHSSLEKCVKILPKFTDPTMCDHYTIM; encoded by the exons atGAATTTCGAAAGag CTAATTCACCCAGTTACTACGTGTCCGTAACGAATTTTATTGAACGTTATCCAAATTTCTTAAATTGGACCCCCGGAGAAGATTGGAAAGTCTACCAAGTTGGACCCACTTTTAAATATCCGCAAAGTGTTCACGATTCCCAATTGTATGCATACAATGGAGTATTTATGGAGTTATTCATACGTAAATGTTTATGTCAAAAATTCCAACAACCTCTAATGGATAGATATACAGAACGCATACTAAACAATAACTCTTACGAAAATTGCGAAATCAAATTACTATTGACCGCATCCTATCTAAAGTATATCGATCCGAAATTCGATGCTATAGATATTgtgaatgaaattaaaattgttgcCATGTCACAACGTCTAACTTTTACGGAACAAATGGAGAATGTCAACAATGTCATGGCCATGGAGGTGGATTATGCTAATCTAAGGGCTATTCAAGAATTCATCAATAGTTTACCTTACGATCGTCTCacgtataaacaattttgtgaattGTCATGTGAAGAACTAATATTAATTGGAGTTCCTGACTTCATATTTGATGACTCGGTAATTTTGCAAGTATCCACTTCTATGCGTCCAGAGCTATATGCAAGGAAATGCAGCAAGATGTTCTTCTATACTTTGGCCCATTATTATGAAAACTATtaccatcaaaatttgaaaaaacaatATACCCTAATCGTCTACAATCCCTTGTTGGGCATTCGATATGAAATGACTATCAATATAAATGCAGATCTATTTCGAGGAGTTCATTCttcattagagaaatgcgtcaagATATTACCCAAGTTTACAGATCCTACAATGTGTGATCACTATACCATTATGTAA